The following proteins come from a genomic window of Euryarchaeota archaeon:
- a CDS encoding PIN domain-containing protein, which translates to MRLVVDSNVVFAALLRDGATRAILVDPPLGLVAPEWMLAEMRRHRRAIIERANLSGPEFNLLFLLVTDGIEIVARVDYDAFIGEATNRMRGRDPGDAPFLALALALDCDGIWTQNVRHFENTGARIWTTKDLLSWTSDHERV; encoded by the coding sequence GTGAGACTCGTCGTCGACTCGAACGTCGTTTTCGCCGCACTTCTTCGCGATGGGGCGACGCGCGCGATCCTCGTGGACCCGCCGCTCGGCCTGGTGGCACCCGAATGGATGCTTGCGGAAATGCGACGCCATCGAAGAGCGATAATCGAACGCGCCAATCTATCGGGACCCGAATTCAACCTGCTCTTCTTGCTCGTGACCGACGGGATCGAGATCGTCGCCCGCGTGGATTATGATGCTTTCATCGGTGAGGCGACCAATCGGATGCGCGGCCGGGATCCAGGCGACGCGCCATTCCTCGCTCTGGCGTTGGCTCTGGATTGTGACGGGATCTGGACGCAGAACGTGCGACATTTCGAAAACACCGGCGCGAGGATCTGGACCACGAAGGACTTGCTGTCCTGGACGAGTGACCACGAAAGGGTCTGA
- a CDS encoding nucleotidyltransferase family protein: MIRKRRAEILALAAKRGAKNIRVFGSVARGDANERSDIDFLVEFEPGRTLVDHAGLVDDLERLLGARVDVVSQGALHPLMRQTVLAEAVAV, translated from the coding sequence ATGATCCGAAAGCGTCGAGCGGAGATCCTGGCCCTCGCCGCCAAGCGGGGGGCCAAAAACATCCGCGTTTTCGGTTCGGTGGCCCGCGGCGATGCGAACGAGAGAAGCGACATTGATTTCCTAGTCGAGTTCGAGCCCGGACGAACCCTCGTCGACCACGCGGGACTCGTCGATGATCTGGAGCGACTGCTCGGAGCGCGCGTTGATGTCGTTTCCCAAGGAGCACTCCACCCGCTCATGCGCCAGACGGTCCTCGCGGAGGCCGTCGCGGTTTGA
- a CDS encoding DUF86 domain-containing protein codes for MLELAERISRHTSGGKGAFHQSEMAQDAVLRNFEVIGEISKRVSDALKKETPQIAWTEMARFRDLLIHGYDRIELSEVWSTVEIHVPKLMDELRKLAKHRGWK; via the coding sequence ATGCTGGAACTCGCCGAGCGCATTTCCCGACACACGAGTGGCGGCAAGGGCGCGTTCCATCAGTCTGAAATGGCGCAAGATGCAGTGCTTCGCAATTTCGAGGTCATCGGTGAGATCTCCAAACGCGTTTCGGATGCCCTCAAGAAGGAGACGCCGCAGATCGCCTGGACCGAGATGGCGAGGTTCAGGGACCTCTTGATACACGGATACGACCGGATTGAACTATCAGAGGTGTGGAGCACGGTGGAAATCCACGTGCCCAAACTTATGGACGAGCTGCGGAAGCTTGCGAAGCACCGCGGGTGGAAATGA
- a CDS encoding ATP-binding protein produces MPDADIIRVLRQFNRHWETGQVSDLIRRSPHKRRSFEHLHNRIRELPFEVVAGPRQVGKTTLLGHLMAALIEENVPRERVLYVPADNPALSLAMGGHLAPVIEAYERFILQEQVSRTKDAVFLFIDEVHTLPDWGSELKGLYDLYHPALRVLATGSSSAALINPPTADLPGRVERSHIHPLKFGEVVQNALPTTGPLHAQARATRRLFATSTRASRHALASSLEALYRAASEHEGEIKALFDIYVLRGGYPAAQPPSTEEDAMRFFENTTDTVLSKDLKLYEKVRKPGAFRAFLSKLAKEQGGKFVAASYAKDLGVDKETPATWKSIAEELFIVHQLPQLNGSLKIVPAKADKAYIQDAGLRTYLSASPRLEDLERSGEIGRIVEGVLFDHLRRLQFNTIGHRAGRIGYWERPEVDFLVELPGTWLAVECKYRAAGSTGRKRLGDAFRETNDVIPLLATRDAFDVGADVWSIPVWLLLLTS; encoded by the coding sequence ATGCCCGACGCCGACATCATCCGCGTCCTCCGGCAGTTCAATCGTCACTGGGAGACGGGGCAGGTCTCGGACCTGATCCGCCGTAGCCCACACAAACGACGCTCATTCGAACATCTTCACAACCGGATCCGGGAACTGCCGTTCGAGGTCGTCGCAGGCCCGCGCCAGGTCGGAAAGACAACGCTCTTGGGCCATCTCATGGCCGCGCTGATTGAGGAGAACGTCCCGCGCGAACGCGTCTTGTACGTTCCCGCCGACAACCCTGCCCTGTCGCTCGCGATGGGCGGCCACTTGGCACCCGTCATCGAAGCATACGAACGATTCATCCTCCAAGAACAAGTGTCCCGCACGAAAGATGCGGTCTTCCTCTTCATCGACGAAGTCCACACTCTTCCGGATTGGGGAAGCGAACTCAAGGGTCTCTACGACCTGTACCACCCGGCGTTGAGGGTGCTCGCCACTGGCAGCAGCAGCGCGGCCCTCATCAATCCGCCCACGGCGGACCTTCCTGGGCGCGTCGAGCGAAGCCATATCCACCCGCTGAAATTCGGTGAAGTGGTCCAAAACGCCCTGCCAACGACAGGACCCCTTCACGCGCAGGCGAGAGCGACCAGGCGCCTATTCGCGACGTCAACGCGCGCTTCGAGACACGCGCTCGCCTCCAGTTTGGAGGCGCTCTACAGAGCCGCCAGCGAGCATGAAGGCGAGATCAAGGCGCTTTTCGACATCTACGTCCTACGCGGCGGGTATCCCGCTGCGCAGCCGCCCTCCACCGAGGAAGACGCGATGCGCTTTTTCGAGAACACGACGGACACGGTCTTGAGCAAGGACCTCAAGCTTTACGAGAAGGTGCGCAAACCCGGGGCATTTCGCGCCTTCCTATCAAAGCTTGCAAAAGAGCAGGGCGGGAAATTCGTCGCGGCCTCGTACGCGAAAGACCTTGGAGTGGACAAGGAGACACCCGCCACCTGGAAAAGCATAGCCGAGGAGCTGTTCATCGTCCACCAGCTTCCCCAACTCAACGGGTCCCTCAAGATCGTTCCCGCGAAAGCCGACAAGGCCTACATCCAAGACGCGGGATTGCGCACATACCTGTCGGCCTCCCCGCGGCTTGAGGATCTCGAACGGTCGGGCGAAATCGGACGGATCGTGGAAGGCGTCCTCTTTGACCACTTGCGCCGATTACAGTTCAACACCATAGGCCATCGCGCCGGACGCATCGGCTACTGGGAGCGACCTGAGGTCGACTTCCTGGTGGAGCTTCCTGGCACGTGGCTCGCCGTCGAATGCAAGTACCGCGCCGCAGGCAGCACAGGCCGCAAACGTCTCGGCGACGCTTTCCGAGAAACCAACGACGTCATCCCTTTGCTTGCGACCAGGGATGCGTTCGACGTCGGAGCAGACGTCTGGAGCATTCCTGTGTGGCTACTCTTGCTGACGTCGTAG